The Alysiella filiformis sequence TCCACCACCAAAATCCGCCCCACATCTTTAATTGCCTGTCGCGCTTCATACAAGCCATACAGATTTTTGCCTTTGTCAAACAATGGGGTATCGGGCGAATTGAGGTATTTGGGTTTGCTGTCGTCCAGCACGCGCCCACCAAAGCCGATGACATTGCCGCTCACACCGCGTATGGGAAACATGATGCGGTGGCGAAAACGGTCGTACTGTTTGCCTTCATTGTCCAGCACCATGCCGCTTTCCAGCAAGGCGGTGTTGGGATAAGGTTGCGCGATTTGCGCCAAAGCCCGCCAATCATCAGGCGCATAGCCTATGCCATAATGCGCGATGATTTCGGGCGACAAACCGCGTTGTTGTTGCACATAATTCAAAGCCGCTTGATTATGATTTAATTGTTGTTGATAAAAATCGCAGGCAGCCTGAACGGTGCTTTCCAAAGTTTGCTGTTGCTGTTTTTTGGCGGCGCGTACTTCGGGGCTGGGAGCGGATACGCCACGCACTTGCGGCACGGTCATGCCCACGCGGTCGGCGAGCAGTTGCACCGCCTCCACAAAGCTCATGCCCTGATGTTCCATGATAAAGCCGATAGCCGAGCCGTGTGCGCCACAACCAAAACAATGGTAAAACTGCTTGCTGGGGCTGACTGAAAAACTGGGCGATTTTTCCTTGTGAAACGGGCAACACGCCATGTAATTGGCACCACCTTTTTTGAGCGGAACGTATTGTTCAATCACATCAACAATATCGGTGCGGGCAAGCAGGTCGTCAATAAAATCGTGGGGTATCATAATCTGGCATGGTGGGTAAATGGTATGGACAAAATTATACTGGATAGCCCCAAAATACCAAACCATTGCCCCAAGCATTTTCAGGCAGCCTGAAAATGTTATTGCACTTCAAAATTAGCCAAAATCATGTAAAACACCACCACCAAAATCCCAAATTATCAAAAACTTACCCATCTTCACACCCCATTCAAGACTTGGTTTCAGGCAGCCTTTTCGGTAAAATAGCGGTTTTATCTCAACAAAATCATCAGCATAAATATTTCTCAAATTAAAGGTTTTCCATGAACAAACTCATCAAAGCCCTGATTGCGGCTGCCATTTTGGGCGGCGGTGGCTATTTTGCCTATTCCCAATTCCAACCCAAAAACGAAATTGCCTACATCACCGAACCCGTTAAACGCGGCAAAATCAGCCAAACCGTTTCCGCAACAGGCGAATTGTCGGCTTCGCAACTGGTGGACGTGGGCGCACAGGTATCGGGTCAAATCAAAAAAATGCACGTTAAAATTGGCGATGTGGTGCAACAGGGCGATTTGATTGCGGAAATTGATAACCGCTCTCAAATCAATGATTTAAATACCAATCGCGCCCGTTTGGAAACCTTTCAAGCACAACTGGCTTCGGCTGAAATCGCCTTAAAAACCGCCCTGAAAAAACACAGTCGCTATGCCGAATTGGGCAAAGCAGGCGCGGTTTCCAAAGAAGAAATGGAACAAACCGAAGACGCGCTCGCCAGCGCAAAAGCCCGCATCAAAGAATTGCAATCTTCCATCAAACAAACCCAAATCGCCATCAACACCAGCGAAACGGATTTGGGCTACACGCGCATTACCGCCCCCATCAATGGCACGGTTGTGGCTTTGGTGGTGGAAGAAGGGCAAACCATCAACGCCAATCAAACCACACCCACGGTGGTGCAAATCGCCAATTTGTCCACCATGCTCAATAAAATGCAAATTGCCGAAGGGGACGCCACCAAAGTTCAGGCAGGGCAAAACATCAGTTTCACGATTTTGTCGGAACCCGATGCGCCCATTTCCGCCACTTTGGACAGCATAGACCCTGGTTTAACCACCATGTCGCAAGGCAATTACAGCAAATCCACCGACACCACTTCCAGCGCAGTTTATTATTACGCGCGCGCCACCGTGCCAAACGACAACGGTAAACTCGCCATCGGCATGACCACGCAAAACACGATTGAAATTGCCAGCGCAAGCGATGTGTTGGTTGTACCCAGCATTGCAATTAAAAATCAACAGGGTAAGAAAATCGTCCGCATTTTGGGCGCAGACCAAAAACCGATTGAAAAAGAAATCCAAACGGGTTTGCGCGACAGCATGAACACGGAAATTCAGGCTGGCTTAAACGAGGGCGAACAGTTGATTATGTCGGAAATGGGCGCAGGAGAAAAAGCCAAACAGCAAAATATGCCGCCTATGGGTGGTCGCCCACGTTGATTTTTCAGGCAGCTTTGCGGCACACCACAATTTGTGATGTTGCAACCCTAACCTTCTCTCGCCAACGTGGAAGGGAACAGATTACAGGCAGCCTGAAACCCCATTTTCAAAATTTAAAAAGAAAATCAAAAACATGGCTTTAATTGAATGCAAAAACATCAACCGTTATTTTGGTGAAGGCGACAACCGCGTTCACGTTTTAAAAAACATCAACATCAGCATAGAAAAAGGCGATTTTGTGGCGATTATCGGGCAATCGGGTTCGGGCAAATCCACGCTGATGAACATTTTGGGCTTGCTGGACACGCCCACATCAGGCACTTACGCCATTGCAGGCACAGAAACCTCCCAAATGTCGGCAGATGAACTTGCCGCCATGCGCCGCAAACGTTTTGGCTTTATTTTTCAAAGATACAACTTATTGAGTGCCATTTCCGCGCGAGACAATGTCGCCCTGCCCTCCGTGTATGCAGGCATAGACCACGCCACGCGCAGCCAACGCGCCAATTTATTGTTGGACAAATTGGGCTTAAAAGGCAAAGAAAACAACAAACCCAGCGAATTGTCGGGCGGACAACAACAGCGCGTTTCCATCGCCCGCGCCCTGATGAACGGTGGCGAAATCATTTTCGCAGACGAACCCACAGGCGCATTGGATTCAGGCAGTGGCGAAAACGTGATGCAAATCATTCATCAGCTCTATGCCGATGGACACACCATCATCATGGTAACGCACGACCCGAATATCGCCGCCCAAGCCAATCGCGTCATTGAAATCAAAGATGGCGAAATCATTGCCGACACCAGCAAAACCCAAGAAATTCAATCCAGCAATGTGCAAAGCATTCAAGAAAAACACGGCTTGGGTTTTTACAAAGACCAATTTGCCGAAGCCTGTTCCATGTCCATTCAAGCGATTGTGGCGCACAAAATGCGTTCGCTTTTGACCATGTTGGGGATTATCATCGGCATTGCGGCGGTGGTGTCGGTGGTGGCATTGGGCAAAGGCTCGCAAGAAAAAATCCTTAAAGACATCAACAGCATGGGTACAAACACCATTTCCATCTTCCCTGGTAGTGGCTTTGGCGACCGCAACCGCAGCCGCATCAAAACCCTGACCATTGCCGACAGCCAAGCCCTTGCCAAATTGAGTTATGTGGAAAGCACCACCCCATCTACCAGCACAGGCGGCACGCTCACTTACGAAAATGTCTCATTATCGGCAAACCTTTATGGCGCAGGCGAACAGTATTTTGATGTACGCGGCTTAAAATTGGGTTCAGGCAGGCTGTTTGATGCCAGCGATGTCAAAAACAATGCCCAAGTGGTCGTGATTGACGACAACACCGCCAAGCAGTTGTTTTCCAATGGCGAAAATCCAATCGGACAAACCCTGCTGTTCCACAAACGCCCCCTGATTGTGATTGGCGTATTGGCAAAACAAGAAACCAATATGATGACGGGTTCAGACAATTTGAGTTTGTACACGCCCTACACCACGCTGATGAACCAGATTAGTGGCGAAAAACACATCAGCAGCATAGCCGTGAAAGTGAAAGACCATGTGGATTCGCAAGTGGCAGAAAAAGGCATACAAGAAATGCTGATTTCACGGCACGGCACACAAGATTTTTTCATGCGAAACAGCGACAGCATCAAACAAATGGTGCAAAACACCACAGGCACCATGACGATGTTGATTTCATCTATCGCATTGATTTCATTGGTGGTGGGTGGCATTGGCGTGATGAACATCATGCTGGTTTCCGTAACCGAGCGCACCAAAGAAATTGGCGTACGCATGGCAATCGGTGCACGACAAAGCAATATTTTGCAACAGTTTTTGATTGAAGCGATTTTATTGTGTGTGATTGGTGGCGTGGCTGGTGTGTTGATTTCATTTGGCTTGGCGGCGGTGTTCAATCATTTTGTGAAGGATTTTGCGATGTCGTTTTCCACAGCGTCTATTGTGGGCGCGGTGTTGTGTTCTACGGCGATTGGCGTGGTATTTGGCTACATGCCTGCAAAAAATGCCTCCAAACTCAATCCGATTGATGCGCTGGCGCATGATTGAGTTTTTTTCAGGCTGAAAACCAATAAAAAACGGATTTTGTACCGAAATACAAAATCCGTTGTCATCAAATCACTTTATGGCAAATGATTATTGAACACGCTCACGAACCAATGCGCGAATGCGAACATCTACGCGGCGGTCAGGTTCAATACATGCAATCAATGTGGCGCGTTTCTTCGCAGCAGACACTTTTTTGCCCAATTTAGCCACTTCTGCTTGACATTGTGCGGTCATACGCGCTTGGCTTTCACCAAAGCCCACAGCAGAAATTTTGGCAGCAGGCACACCTTGGCTAACCAAGTAGTTTGCCACCACATTGGCGCGGCGTTCAGACAGGGCTTGGTTGTATTGGTCTTTACCCATAAAGTCGGTATGACCTTCAACACGCGCAGATTGAACATCGGCGTTGTTCAAGCGACCTGCCAATTGGTTCAAGGTTTGCAAGGCTTGTGGGCGCAATACATCTTTATCAAAGCCAAACAAGAAGTTGGAAGACAAAGATTCTACGCGGTCTTCATAAACAGGTGCAGGTGGTGGCACAGGTACAGGAGCTGGTGCGGCTTCTTTATCGCCACACTCTGCCAAGCCGTTTGTGGCTTTATCCAAATGGTTGTTTTCCCAGCACTCGCCATAGTTGTTGCGTACCACTTTGCCAGATTGTTCGCTGATGGTGTAGCCGTGAACATCGTGTGCCATTGCACCCGCAGAAGCCAACAATGCAACCATCATTGCGCTTAATTTCAGCTGTTTAGTCATGTTATTCCCTCAATTGAAAAAAGGACGGCAGAAAATGGTTTTTCTGCCACGTTTACGAGATTCAGCACCGCTTTAAGTTATAAGGCTTGTTGCGGAAAACCAAATTTTCTAAATTGTACTATGTTTCAAAAAACACGACAAGAAATTAAGCTGGACGGTGTGTTCAGGGCAATTTGGCGTTTGGCAGGCTGAATTTTGTGCCAAAAAAATGTGCCAACTTGCATTCGCACATCCACATAAATATTTGAAATATAAAGTATTTTATTGAAAACAAAATGCGTGGACGGTTTGCCGCCTTCTCGTTGCGTAAAAACAACATATCATGCCAAAACAAGCATTTGAGCCAAATGCCCAATCGCCAAAATGAGATTGGTTCGCAATGCTGGTTTTTTTGCTAAAATAAGCCCATTTGAATCAACTTGGCTGCCTGAAACGCTTTTTTCAGGCTGCCTGAAAATGGACACACACATCATGAGCAGCGAACAAAAATTCACCGAAGAAACCGTATTGTGGCTGAAAAAACACAGCCCCAAACATTTGACTTTCGCCATTACGCGCCCCGAGCATTTTCGCTTTTCGGCGGGGCAATTTGCGCGTTTGGGTTTTCGTGTGGGCGA is a genomic window containing:
- a CDS encoding OmpA family protein encodes the protein MTKQLKLSAMMVALLASAGAMAHDVHGYTISEQSGKVVRNNYGECWENNHLDKATNGLAECGDKEAAPAPVPVPPPAPVYEDRVESLSSNFLFGFDKDVLRPQALQTLNQLAGRLNNADVQSARVEGHTDFMGKDQYNQALSERRANVVANYLVSQGVPAAKISAVGFGESQARMTAQCQAEVAKLGKKVSAAKKRATLIACIEPDRRVDVRIRALVRERVQ
- a CDS encoding MacB family efflux pump subunit, which gives rise to MALIECKNINRYFGEGDNRVHVLKNINISIEKGDFVAIIGQSGSGKSTLMNILGLLDTPTSGTYAIAGTETSQMSADELAAMRRKRFGFIFQRYNLLSAISARDNVALPSVYAGIDHATRSQRANLLLDKLGLKGKENNKPSELSGGQQQRVSIARALMNGGEIIFADEPTGALDSGSGENVMQIIHQLYADGHTIIMVTHDPNIAAQANRVIEIKDGEIIADTSKTQEIQSSNVQSIQEKHGLGFYKDQFAEACSMSIQAIVAHKMRSLLTMLGIIIGIAAVVSVVALGKGSQEKILKDINSMGTNTISIFPGSGFGDRNRSRIKTLTIADSQALAKLSYVESTTPSTSTGGTLTYENVSLSANLYGAGEQYFDVRGLKLGSGRLFDASDVKNNAQVVVIDDNTAKQLFSNGENPIGQTLLFHKRPLIVIGVLAKQETNMMTGSDNLSLYTPYTTLMNQISGEKHISSIAVKVKDHVDSQVAEKGIQEMLISRHGTQDFFMRNSDSIKQMVQNTTGTMTMLISSIALISLVVGGIGVMNIMLVSVTERTKEIGVRMAIGARQSNILQQFLIEAILLCVIGGVAGVLISFGLAAVFNHFVKDFAMSFSTASIVGAVLCSTAIGVVFGYMPAKNASKLNPIDALAHD
- a CDS encoding efflux RND transporter periplasmic adaptor subunit, whose product is MNKLIKALIAAAILGGGGYFAYSQFQPKNEIAYITEPVKRGKISQTVSATGELSASQLVDVGAQVSGQIKKMHVKIGDVVQQGDLIAEIDNRSQINDLNTNRARLETFQAQLASAEIALKTALKKHSRYAELGKAGAVSKEEMEQTEDALASAKARIKELQSSIKQTQIAINTSETDLGYTRITAPINGTVVALVVEEGQTINANQTTPTVVQIANLSTMLNKMQIAEGDATKVQAGQNISFTILSEPDAPISATLDSIDPGLTTMSQGNYSKSTDTTSSAVYYYARATVPNDNGKLAIGMTTQNTIEIASASDVLVVPSIAIKNQQGKKIVRILGADQKPIEKEIQTGLRDSMNTEIQAGLNEGEQLIMSEMGAGEKAKQQNMPPMGGRPR